One segment of Solanum lycopersicum chromosome 1, SLM_r2.1 DNA contains the following:
- the LOC104644316 gene encoding uncharacterized protein, which yields MNMKNSYKAKILLFKDFIFLHPKQLRMFTRQRITSSIKTTIGFCIILLSILALTIQWMNISVETGSLEKSNKVNIFPEVSCSIKCPRVSPRKPKFMSSSESCPEYFRWIHEDLRPWKETGITRKMVEKAREVAHFRVVVVNGRVYFEKYKATFQKRDIVTLWGILQLLSFYPGMLPDLDLVFECGDQPVTQRSDYGKSKESVPPPLFHYCGNRSSFDIVFPDWSFWGWPELSIRPWDKLEKDLQHSNEMIKWTEREPYAYWKGNAVLGEARRDLMKCNVSGKQDWNARIYGLQWALERKQGYKTSDLAAQCTHRYKIYVEGLAWSVSQKYILACDSVALLINPHYYDFYTRSLLPTVHYWPINEKDKCKSIKFAVDWGNKNAKKAQEIGKTGSKFVHEELQMKYIYDYMFHLLTEYSKLLKYKPTIPKDAVEVCSDTLICSTKGIRKKFRVHSRINNVSSSEPCTMPPSWSPADLQNFIDRKQNLTKQVELWEAAQSI from the exons atgaatatgaagaaTTCATATAAAGCTAAAATACTATTATTTaaagattttatctttttacaTCCCAAACAATTAAGAATGTTTACCAGGCAGCGTATCACTTCTTCAATTAAAACAACTATTGGATTCTGTATAATTCTTTTATCCATTTTAGCTCTGACAATTCAATGGATGAATATA TCTGTGGAAACAGGATCCTTGGAAAAGAGTAATAAAGTTAATATTTTCCCTGAAGTTTCTTGCTCTATAAAATGTCCGCGAGTTTCACCAAGGAAGCCTAAGTTTATGTCATCATCTGAGTCGTGCCCTGAGTATTTTAGATGGATTCATGAAGATTTAAGGCCATGGAAAGAGACAGGGATAACGCGTAAAATGGTAGAAAAAGCACGAGAAGTAGCTCATTTTAGAGTAGTTGTAGTAAATGGAAGAGTGTATTTTGAGAAGTATAAagcaacttttcaaaaaagggATATAGTTACATTGTGGGGGATATTGCAGCTTCTTAGTTTTTATCCAGGCATGTTACCTGATTTAGATTTAGTTTTCGAGTGTGGTGATCAACCAGTAACACAAAGAAGTGATTATGGAAAATCAAAGGAATCAGTTCCACCACCATTGTTTCATTACTGTGGAAATCGATCGAGTTTTGATATTGTTTTCCCTGATTGGTCCTTTTGGGGTTG GCCTGAACTCTCCATAAGGCCATGGGATAAGTTGGAAAAAGATTTGCAGCATAGCAATGAGATGATTAAGTGGACAGAAAGGGAGCCTTATGCTTATTGGAAAGGGAACGCAGTGTTAGGCGAAGCTAGACGTGACCTTATGAAGTGTAACGTCTCTGGGAAGCAGGACTGGAATGCTCGAATTTATGGCTTG CAATGGGCTCTCGAACGCAAACAAGGCTATAAAACCTCAGATTTGGCCGCTCAATGCACTCATAG ATATAAGATTTATGTTGAAGGGCTAGCATGGTCAGTAAGTCAAAAGTACATTTTAGCCTGTGATTCTGTGGCTCTGCTCATAAATCCCCACTACTATGATTTCTACACAAGGAGTTTGCTGCCAACAGTCCATTATTGGCCAATAAATGAGAAAGACAAATGCAAATCCATCAAGTTTGCAGTAGACTGGGGCAATAAGAATGCAAAAAAG GCACAAGAAATAGGAAAAACAGGCAGCAAATTTGTACATGAGGAGCTACAAATGAAGTACATTTACGACTATATGTTTCATCTTTTAACTGAATACTCCAAGCTTTTGAAATATAAGCCCACTATACCTAAAGATGCTGTTGAAGTATGTTCCGATACATTGATTTGCTCAACGAAAGGAATAAGAAAGAAGTTTAGGGTACATTCCAGGATTAATAATGTTTCATCTTCAGAGCCATGCACCATGCCCCCTTCCTGGAGTCCTGCAGATCTCCAAAATTTTATCGATAGAAAACAGAATCTCACAAAACAAGTTGAACTATGGGAAGCAGCTCAAAGTATTTGA
- the LOC101268141 gene encoding actin-depolymerizing factor 12-like, producing the protein MANSASGIAVSDECKLKFMELKAKRNHRYIVFKIDGQQVVVEKVGGQAETHDDLANSLPPNECRYAVFDYDFTTNENVQKSKIFFIAWSPETARVRSKMLYASSKDRFRREFDGVQVELQATDPSEMSLDTFICRAL; encoded by the exons ATG GCGAATTCGGCATCAGGGATAGCAGTGAGTGATGAGTGCAAGCTGAAATTCATGGAGTTGAAAGCAAAAAGGAACCATAGATACATAGTGTTCAAGATTGATGGTCAGCAAGTTGTTGTTGAGAAGGTTGGTGGACAGGCAGAAACTCATGATGATCTTGCTAATAGCTTGCCTCCCAATGAATGCCGCTATGCTGTTTTTGACTATGATTTCACTACTAATGAAAATGTCCAGAAGAGCAAGATCTTCTTCATTGCTTG GTCACCAGAAACAGCAAGGGTAAGAAGTAAGATGTTGTATGCAAGCTCGAAAGACAGATTCAGGAGGGAATTCGATGGTGTTCAGGTTGAGTTGCAGGCTACTGATCCAAGTGAAATGAGCTTGGATACCTTCATTTGCAGAGCTCTCTGA